From Chryseobacterium salivictor, a single genomic window includes:
- a CDS encoding alpha-2-macroglobulin family protein, whose product MKNKIFALLVLLFAFNGIFAQKYYDLQWKKVAENYKTGKFKSNLPLILEIQSHAMKEENAVQLIRSLKAEFSIVNQTSDDAKNDSSGKFFTKIDGLQTKLKGGDQLLYQVLLGAFFTDYYNQNQWRINQRTNLNNQDFTQIETWSKLDFKNYLTQHFKNLETKKVELQKVKMSKYKEIFDEIENLDYFPTLFDWNAMNEIKFYNNSQLFTPNELKINQSKISNLYSELIQKNTGNAKLYFQHQKLNDDCGFSKCKDKLQQLQNLVKSSTEGDYKVLINTEIIDQLMNEQKYAEALVLIKNTKQEYPNSKFLNSILNRENSILQPSLTLNYEKHTQANLPIHLVADAKNISKFSLNIYEVKDDPQSFLKYVANSYDKIRFPAVKKTLVRKETFDLQDLKDYKNHKTSLEIKPLPSGIYLAEYVVENAVQENFYFIATNSRIIFNKKDDRKSIDNQLQLVNRENGKSVSNENLKIFEFTNDNKANSFSVKTDQSALFRFPVSKDNQYYRYYLVQQPSSNDYNLMQVYGNQYYNEPKKIEEKNLAQIFIDRGIYRPGQIVYFKVINTKLLMDKESVAVGIKQKITLNDANGQEISSQTFTTNQFGSYNGSFTLPNGKLNGQFSLEVDSDDLDDDATKYFQVEEYKRPKFEVTFEPIKSEYKYGETIELKGKAMMFSGVALSNSTVNYEIKKQNIRWRYFWWYPRGNDNENSILGEVKTNDKGEFIIKIDLKKDETLEGIQIDNYQINASVTDINGETQSATENVKVASVSHYIKTDDIKDSFTDEPIKIKVETKNYNDQNIKKSYQVKLSKMQPKERIFRTNFENQIQDLPKFSKAEFIQKFPHDYFSNEEKENKVEKIITDKIADSKIVRLTSNDETLINRQGNATDLDLGKLSAGNYKLELFNIEGKDTIKTEKTFAVYDKRFLSDSQKPFLKVINSKTEYQRNEKAKIYVYSAIPDALVKIYLQNGNGETVTEEKKLKNGVLEYEVSFPKDESINQIYVQFQLIAFNDVQTENINLSIASDKKPLRIETVTFRDKLQPGQKEKWTVKVLGEDKEKINAEVLANMYDKSLDQFAGNSFSWQKLYQQYFIMNSYDINESLLQKNYSKRVQYLKTSNVNIPEFNWFDGEIYGNVMYNRVLAPMSSAKEVRESSAIDEVVVTALGVKREKGNVGYASDTIKTKAIEEVKVDLDKIPVRQNLNETAFFYPNLLTDKDGNITFEFTSPEALTQWKLMFLAHTKDARSVTLEKSVITQKEFSVTPNYPRFLREGDELNLQSKLSSLVEKKLSGVAQLHILDAFTNEDISSQFNLKETQKSFNLTENGNSLVNWTVKVPNNVSSIIFKIVAKAGDFSDGEQKAIAILPNRMLVTDAVPIFVKEGQTKTFVLENLVKNTSTTAINFSNTLELTTNPIWEIMFALPSLKNDANNSADVVFNKWFADVLASEIFKANPKLKTVFEEYQSKGLLKSNLDKNQELKQLLLEETPWVLESKNETEQMEKLARLFDANNMRNSINEDWSELQKLQNPDGGFSWYQGYPSSYYNSLYILKSLGKINEWLKGNVADYQSKEEKEMVSKLINYVDSEVNKYGPIERKDVVNNYVLDYLDTRNYWEKEYPLNVKGKALKNAVIAKAKTEKITDFTFFGLHRLALLFDDYGVKDLSKKFLTYLKETSTESEAQGIYWKQNLDNWGWYNSKTVNHAGALEAFNKLTPNDTNFIEEMKIWLITQKEVNSWGSSRGTAEVIFTILNSGKSWTSSDSDKATIAWGGKELINPDSKATGYVKSTIKNENIDKKLGTVTITKPGAGIVQGGLFWQYYEDLDKIKSSESYLSITKELYKKVKTVNGEELVKIAENSPLKIGDKVTVRMILNTDRNMEFIHLKDMRAAGFEPLNVISGYEWKNGLGYYQSTKDASTNFYIENMKKGKYVFEYDYICNASGTFSNGMTTLQNYYAPQMNAHTKGTKVTITE is encoded by the coding sequence ATGAAAAATAAAATTTTCGCACTCCTCGTTCTGCTATTTGCTTTCAACGGAATTTTCGCACAGAAATATTATGACCTCCAGTGGAAGAAAGTGGCCGAAAATTACAAAACCGGAAAGTTTAAATCGAATCTTCCTTTAATTTTAGAAATTCAAAGTCACGCCATGAAAGAAGAGAATGCGGTTCAACTCATCCGTTCGCTAAAAGCAGAATTCAGCATCGTTAATCAAACTTCCGATGATGCGAAAAATGATTCTTCGGGCAAATTTTTCACCAAAATTGATGGTTTGCAAACGAAGTTAAAAGGCGGTGATCAATTATTATATCAGGTTTTACTGGGAGCGTTTTTTACGGATTATTACAATCAGAATCAATGGCGGATCAATCAGAGAACCAATCTGAATAATCAGGATTTTACCCAGATTGAAACCTGGTCGAAACTGGATTTTAAAAATTATTTAACCCAACATTTTAAAAACTTAGAAACGAAAAAAGTTGAACTTCAAAAAGTGAAAATGTCGAAATACAAAGAAATCTTTGATGAAATAGAAAATCTGGACTATTTCCCAACTTTGTTCGACTGGAATGCGATGAACGAAATCAAGTTCTACAACAATTCGCAGTTGTTTACGCCCAATGAACTGAAAATCAATCAATCGAAAATTTCAAATTTATATTCAGAACTCATTCAGAAAAATACTGGGAATGCAAAACTTTATTTTCAGCACCAGAAATTAAATGACGATTGTGGTTTTTCAAAATGTAAAGATAAATTACAGCAACTTCAAAACCTCGTTAAATCTTCAACGGAAGGTGATTATAAAGTATTGATTAATACCGAAATTATTGATCAGTTAATGAATGAACAAAAATATGCAGAAGCGCTGGTTTTAATTAAAAATACAAAGCAAGAATATCCGAATTCTAAATTTCTGAACAGTATTCTCAACCGCGAAAACAGTATTTTGCAGCCAAGTTTAACTTTAAATTACGAAAAACATACGCAGGCAAATTTGCCGATTCATTTGGTTGCAGATGCGAAAAACATTTCAAAATTTTCTTTAAATATTTATGAAGTTAAAGATGACCCGCAGAGTTTTCTGAAATATGTGGCAAACTCTTATGATAAAATCCGTTTTCCGGCAGTGAAGAAAACCTTGGTTCGGAAAGAAACTTTTGATTTACAGGATTTGAAAGATTATAAGAATCACAAAACTTCTCTGGAAATAAAACCGCTTCCGTCCGGAATTTATCTTGCAGAATATGTGGTGGAAAACGCCGTTCAGGAAAATTTCTATTTTATCGCCACGAATTCACGAATTATTTTTAACAAAAAAGATGACCGTAAAAGTATTGACAATCAACTACAACTTGTAAACCGTGAAAACGGGAAATCGGTTTCGAACGAAAATCTGAAAATTTTTGAATTTACCAACGATAACAAAGCCAATTCTTTTAGTGTAAAAACGGATCAGTCTGCGCTTTTTAGATTTCCGGTTTCTAAAGATAATCAGTATTACCGCTACTATTTGGTGCAGCAACCTTCTTCGAATGATTATAATTTAATGCAGGTTTATGGAAATCAATATTATAATGAACCAAAAAAAATAGAAGAAAAAAATCTTGCCCAAATTTTTATCGATCGGGGAATTTATCGCCCGGGACAAATCGTTTATTTCAAAGTAATTAACACCAAACTGTTGATGGATAAAGAATCTGTCGCAGTTGGAATCAAACAGAAAATAACATTGAACGATGCGAATGGTCAGGAAATTTCTTCCCAGACTTTTACGACGAATCAATTCGGTTCTTATAACGGAAGTTTCACTTTGCCGAACGGAAAACTCAACGGTCAGTTTTCATTAGAAGTTGATTCTGATGATTTAGATGATGATGCGACCAAATATTTTCAGGTTGAAGAATACAAACGGCCGAAATTTGAAGTGACTTTCGAACCCATAAAATCGGAATATAAATACGGCGAAACTATTGAACTGAAAGGAAAAGCGATGATGTTTTCCGGCGTGGCTTTAAGCAATTCAACCGTTAATTATGAAATCAAAAAACAGAATATCCGCTGGAGATATTTTTGGTGGTATCCGCGGGGAAATGATAACGAAAATTCCATTTTAGGCGAAGTTAAAACCAATGATAAGGGCGAGTTTATCATTAAAATTGATTTGAAAAAAGATGAAACTTTAGAAGGAATTCAGATTGACAATTATCAAATCAATGCTTCGGTCACGGATATTAATGGTGAAACACAATCTGCGACGGAAAATGTAAAAGTAGCCTCGGTTTCTCATTACATCAAAACCGATGATATCAAAGATTCTTTCACCGATGAACCCATTAAAATTAAGGTAGAAACCAAAAATTACAACGATCAGAATATCAAGAAATCTTATCAGGTAAAATTGTCGAAAATGCAGCCGAAAGAAAGAATTTTCCGGACCAATTTTGAAAATCAAATTCAGGATCTGCCGAAGTTTTCGAAAGCAGAATTCATTCAAAAATTCCCGCACGATTATTTTTCAAATGAAGAAAAAGAGAATAAAGTTGAAAAAATAATAACGGATAAAATTGCGGATTCCAAAATTGTTAGATTAACCAGTAATGATGAAACGTTGATCAATAGACAGGGAAATGCAACGGATTTAGATTTAGGCAAACTTTCCGCTGGAAATTACAAACTCGAACTCTTCAACATCGAAGGAAAAGACACCATTAAAACAGAAAAAACATTCGCAGTTTATGATAAAAGATTCCTGAGCGATTCACAGAAACCTTTCCTGAAAGTCATCAATTCAAAGACCGAATATCAGAGAAATGAAAAAGCGAAAATTTATGTTTATTCGGCAATTCCTGATGCTTTGGTAAAAATTTATCTGCAAAACGGAAACGGAGAAACTGTAACGGAAGAGAAAAAACTGAAGAACGGCGTTTTGGAATATGAAGTTTCTTTTCCGAAAGATGAAAGCATCAATCAGATTTATGTTCAGTTTCAGCTCATTGCTTTTAATGATGTTCAAACCGAAAACATCAATTTAAGTATTGCTTCCGACAAAAAACCATTACGTATCGAAACCGTCACTTTCCGCGATAAATTACAACCTGGACAAAAAGAAAAATGGACGGTAAAAGTTTTAGGCGAGGATAAAGAGAAAATCAACGCTGAAGTTTTGGCCAATATGTATGATAAATCTTTGGATCAGTTTGCTGGCAATTCTTTCTCGTGGCAGAAATTATATCAGCAGTATTTTATCATGAATTCCTATGATATTAATGAAAGTTTGTTACAGAAAAATTACAGTAAAAGAGTTCAATATCTGAAAACATCGAACGTAAATATTCCCGAATTTAATTGGTTCGATGGTGAGATTTATGGAAATGTAATGTACAATAGAGTATTGGCTCCTATGTCTTCAGCGAAAGAAGTGCGGGAGTCGAGCGCTATCGATGAAGTAGTTGTTACAGCTCTCGGAGTCAAAAGAGAGAAAGGTAATGTAGGATATGCGTCTGATACCATAAAGACTAAAGCGATTGAAGAAGTTAAAGTGGATTTAGACAAAATTCCAGTCCGTCAAAACCTCAATGAAACAGCATTTTTCTACCCCAATTTATTAACCGATAAAGACGGAAATATTACCTTTGAATTTACATCTCCGGAAGCATTAACACAATGGAAACTGATGTTTTTAGCGCATACCAAAGATGCCCGTTCAGTAACTTTAGAAAAATCAGTTATTACTCAGAAAGAATTTTCCGTTACTCCAAATTATCCACGTTTTTTACGCGAAGGTGATGAACTGAATCTGCAATCGAAATTGTCGAGTTTAGTAGAAAAAAAATTAAGTGGAGTAGCGCAACTTCATATTTTAGATGCGTTTACGAATGAAGATATTTCTTCTCAATTTAATTTAAAGGAAACTCAAAAATCATTTAATTTAACAGAAAACGGAAATTCTTTAGTGAACTGGACCGTGAAAGTTCCAAATAACGTTTCTTCCATTATATTTAAAATTGTCGCAAAAGCGGGTGATTTTTCCGATGGTGAACAAAAAGCAATCGCCATTTTGCCAAACAGAATGTTGGTTACCGATGCTGTTCCGATTTTTGTAAAAGAAGGTCAGACGAAAACTTTTGTTTTAGAAAATTTGGTAAAAAATACTTCGACAACAGCCATCAATTTTTCAAATACTTTGGAATTAACGACCAATCCGATTTGGGAGATTATGTTCGCTTTACCAAGTTTGAAAAACGACGCGAACAATTCTGCGGATGTAGTTTTTAACAAATGGTTTGCAGACGTTTTGGCTTCCGAAATTTTTAAAGCCAATCCGAAACTGAAAACTGTATTTGAAGAATATCAGTCGAAAGGTTTATTGAAATCTAATCTGGATAAAAATCAGGAACTGAAACAATTGCTTTTGGAAGAAACGCCGTGGGTTTTAGAAAGTAAAAATGAAACCGAACAAATGGAGAAGTTAGCACGTTTGTTCGATGCTAATAATATGCGGAATTCCATTAACGAAGACTGGAGCGAATTGCAGAAATTGCAAAATCCGGATGGTGGATTTTCCTGGTATCAAGGTTATCCGAGTTCGTATTATAACTCGCTTTATATTCTTAAATCTTTAGGGAAAATTAATGAATGGCTGAAAGGAAACGTGGCAGATTATCAATCTAAGGAAGAGAAAGAAATGGTTTCGAAACTCATTAATTATGTTGATTCTGAAGTCAATAAATATGGACCAATTGAAAGAAAAGACGTGGTAAATAATTACGTTCTTGATTATTTGGACACCCGAAATTATTGGGAAAAAGAATATCCTTTAAATGTAAAAGGAAAAGCGTTGAAAAATGCAGTTATTGCTAAAGCGAAAACAGAAAAAATAACCGATTTCACATTCTTTGGATTGCACCGTTTGGCGCTGTTATTTGATGATTACGGAGTGAAAGATCTGTCAAAAAAATTCCTGACTTATTTAAAAGAAACTTCCACAGAATCGGAAGCGCAGGGGATTTATTGGAAACAGAATCTCGATAACTGGGGTTGGTATAATTCCAAAACCGTGAATCACGCAGGAGCTTTGGAAGCGTTTAATAAACTCACGCCAAACGATACGAATTTTATTGAAGAAATGAAAATTTGGCTCATCACTCAAAAAGAAGTTAATTCCTGGGGAAGTTCACGGGGAACTGCGGAAGTGATCTTCACTATTTTAAATTCAGGGAAATCATGGACTTCAAGTGACAGTGATAAAGCCACCATTGCTTGGGGCGGAAAAGAACTCATCAATCCGGATTCAAAAGCAACAGGTTACGTGAAATCGACGATTAAAAATGAAAATATCGACAAAAAATTAGGAACCGTTACGATTACAAAACCTGGTGCAGGAATTGTTCAGGGTGGCTTATTCTGGCAATATTATGAGGATTTGGATAAAATAAAATCTTCCGAATCTTATCTTTCCATCACCAAAGAATTGTACAAAAAAGTGAAAACCGTAAACGGTGAAGAATTGGTAAAAATTGCGGAAAATTCGCCATTAAAAATCGGCGATAAAGTCACGGTAAGAATGATTTTAAATACGGACAGAAACATGGAATTTATTCATTTAAAAGATATGCGTGCTGCAGGATTTGAACCTTTAAACGTGATTTCCGGGTATGAATGGAAAAATGGCTTGGGTTATTATCAATCCACGAAAGATGCGTCCACAAACTTCTACATCGAAAATATGAAGAAAGGGAAATACGTTTTCGAGTATGATTACATCTGCAATGCATCGGGAACGTTTAGTAACGGAATGACGACGTTGCAGAATTATTATGCACCGCAAATGAATGCGCATACGAAAGGAACGAAAGTTACAATTACCGAATAA
- a CDS encoding UbiA prenyltransferase family protein, giving the protein MNSLNLLKKYLIDSQLYVSLMGTFFAVFFMLEENIIKIPTIALIFITYFSGYLYTKYQNTGKLFYRILIFNVISGIISAVLILYNHNENRLIKWAIIVVLGLLYDSTFLKFFVRKIPLFKIFYVGLTWALINSWLILPEFNREIFWISWLFITALVLPFDIRDVNSDTIVTFPRLIGIQNTKHFAYILIFISVMIAIFSLKTEFYFAFFLTSIITYLLIYFSENSNKETYFSFWVESCSGIPLLFIILKHLLN; this is encoded by the coding sequence ATGAACAGTTTAAATTTACTAAAAAAATACCTTATCGACAGTCAACTGTATGTTTCTTTGATGGGGACTTTTTTTGCTGTATTTTTTATGTTGGAGGAGAATATTATCAAAATACCGACCATTGCATTAATTTTCATCACTTACTTCAGCGGCTATCTCTACACAAAATACCAAAACACAGGAAAACTTTTTTACAGAATCCTGATTTTCAACGTGATATCCGGAATTATTTCGGCCGTTTTAATTCTGTACAATCACAATGAAAACAGGTTGATTAAATGGGCCATCATCGTGGTTCTAGGGCTTTTATACGACAGTACCTTTCTGAAATTTTTTGTCCGGAAAATCCCTTTATTCAAAATATTTTATGTGGGTCTGACCTGGGCATTAATCAATTCCTGGCTGATTTTGCCGGAATTTAACCGAGAAATTTTCTGGATTAGCTGGCTCTTTATTACTGCGCTGGTTTTGCCATTTGATATCCGGGATGTCAACTCTGATACGATTGTAACTTTCCCACGATTAATAGGCATTCAAAACACAAAACACTTTGCTTATATTTTGATTTTTATCAGTGTAATGATTGCCATCTTTTCCTTAAAAACTGAGTTTTATTTTGCCTTTTTTTTAACCTCGATTATAACTTACCTTCTGATTTATTTTTCGGAGAACTCAAACAAAGAAACCTACTTTTCTTTTTGGGTAGAGAGTTGTAGTGGAATTCCTTTACTATTTATTATATTAAAACATCTTCTAAATTGA
- a CDS encoding recombinase: MGVIFRHREGFSTVLTKYFSFKNETKSLDPLIELLTSIRSEDFHEVLDFLRENHEVIENLGYYIRNLFEGKPFNLSLTEANILSENAFYPELKKRLLDKILPSVENEETIWYLVDTVSVRPKVDLAFFRNLQKESLDEIFRLLKVDRYILKRSVKNELLFSLNILCWRIIGNALDVQVMNMAPEYRNFDNPFLAMQNEIDLLNLSYKENPDFILTSKDVNYKQIKVLMQQCLDFVALAFKNSSKYGISGKINQSLMKIRQQLERMSDILSVMIFDKEEDVLKNSKRLFFKILEYKSHKNNLRELISDSTRLKSHLITNHTAETGSHYITSTSKDYMSMFWRASGGGVIVGALCVLKLLYGYIPGSDFSHAFYYAFNYAMGFIMIYLMNYTLATKQPAMTAATMAKVLSEGENTRKNYVDFAHLVSRLFRSQFIAFVGNVLLAFPIALAIIYGMDVIFKQNFAVEKSATLLRDLDPVQSKAIFHACIAGFFLFISGIISGNVGNSSVFYHIPKRIEKNPFLNYFVGKNTAKGLSEYYAKNWAGIISNFWFGIFLGITGPIGLFFGLDLDIRHITFASGNFALGLYGADFSVSSATFWISFVTVFLIGFFNFAVSFGLSMILAFRSRKVNFGEVKEIYREIFRYFMKNPLRFFLPIRSELDTSTKEMVDNTVITKPEDQ, translated from the coding sequence ATGGGAGTTATTTTTCGACATAGAGAAGGTTTCAGTACTGTTCTGACCAAATATTTCAGTTTTAAAAATGAGACCAAATCGTTGGATCCCCTCATTGAATTACTTACAAGTATTCGTTCAGAGGATTTTCATGAGGTTTTGGATTTTCTGCGGGAAAATCATGAAGTTATCGAAAATTTGGGATATTATATCCGCAATTTGTTTGAAGGCAAACCATTTAACCTTTCGCTGACCGAAGCTAATATCTTGTCAGAAAACGCTTTTTATCCTGAACTGAAGAAAAGACTTCTCGATAAAATTTTGCCGAGTGTGGAGAATGAAGAAACAATTTGGTATTTGGTAGATACGGTTTCTGTTCGCCCGAAAGTTGATTTAGCGTTTTTTAGGAACCTGCAGAAAGAGAGTTTAGATGAGATTTTCAGATTGCTGAAGGTCGATCGGTATATTTTGAAACGCAGTGTGAAAAATGAATTGCTCTTTTCATTAAACATACTTTGCTGGCGTATTATCGGGAATGCATTGGATGTGCAGGTGATGAATATGGCACCTGAATATCGAAATTTTGACAATCCGTTTTTGGCAATGCAAAATGAAATTGATCTGTTAAACCTAAGCTATAAAGAGAATCCGGATTTTATATTGACTTCAAAAGATGTCAATTATAAACAGATTAAAGTGCTGATGCAGCAATGCCTGGATTTCGTGGCGCTCGCTTTTAAAAACTCTTCCAAATACGGTATTTCGGGGAAAATCAATCAGTCTTTGATGAAGATCAGACAACAATTGGAGCGAATGTCAGACATTCTTTCGGTGATGATTTTTGACAAAGAAGAAGACGTTTTAAAGAATTCTAAAAGATTGTTTTTTAAGATATTAGAATATAAATCTCATAAAAATAATCTACGGGAATTAATTTCAGACAGTACAAGACTGAAATCTCACCTGATTACCAATCATACCGCAGAAACCGGTTCTCACTACATTACCTCTACGTCCAAAGATTATATGAGCATGTTTTGGCGTGCAAGTGGTGGCGGCGTCATTGTGGGAGCGCTTTGTGTTTTGAAACTCTTATACGGTTATATTCCGGGAAGTGATTTTTCGCATGCGTTTTACTATGCGTTTAATTATGCAATGGGATTCATCATGATTTATCTGATGAATTATACACTGGCCACGAAACAGCCTGCAATGACGGCTGCTACAATGGCAAAAGTGCTTTCTGAAGGAGAAAATACACGTAAAAATTATGTGGATTTTGCGCATTTGGTTTCCAGATTATTTCGCTCGCAGTTTATCGCTTTTGTAGGAAATGTTTTGCTGGCTTTCCCGATTGCACTTGCGATTATTTACGGAATGGATGTTATTTTTAAACAGAATTTTGCAGTAGAAAAATCGGCTACCTTATTGAGAGATTTGGATCCCGTGCAGTCGAAAGCTATTTTCCATGCGTGTATCGCCGGATTTTTCTTATTTATTTCCGGGATTATTTCCGGTAATGTTGGGAACAGTTCTGTGTTTTATCATATTCCAAAGAGAATAGAAAAAAACCCTTTCCTTAATTATTTTGTCGGGAAAAATACGGCAAAAGGGCTTTCTGAGTATTACGCGAAAAATTGGGCGGGAATTATTTCTAATTTCTGGTTTGGTATTTTCCTTGGAATTACCGGTCCTATCGGTCTTTTCTTCGGTTTAGATTTAGATATCCGGCATATCACTTTCGCTTCCGGAAATTTCGCTTTAGGACTGTACGGCGCTGATTTCTCAGTAAGCAGTGCAACGTTTTGGATTTCTTTTGTAACCGTATTTCTGATCGGATTTTTTAATTTTGCCGTGAGTTTCGGCTTGTCGATGATATTGGCATTCCGCTCCAGAAAGGTGAATTTTGGTGAAGTAAAAGAAATTTACCGTGAAATATTCAGGTATTTTATGAAAAATCCACTGCGTTTCTTTTTGCCAATCCGTTCAGAATTGGATACCAGTACCAAAGAAATGGTGGATAATACCGTGATTACAAAACCAGAAGATCAATAA
- the recF gene encoding DNA replication/repair protein RecF (All proteins in this family for which functions are known are DNA-binding proteins that assist the filamentation of RecA onto DNA for the initiation of recombination or recombinational repair.): MIIKKLSLINFKNHPERNFEFSAQINCFVGNNGVGKTNILDSLYYLSMAKSFLGNKDLNNIKTDEDFFTIEGAIDDGEKESIIKIQQPKEAKKIIKKNDKTYDRMSDHIGFLPSVIISPYDSNLISDSGESRRKFLDSMISQTDSDYLFNLIQYQKTVQQRNALLKDFAKNRYFDFDSLEIYNEPLIKFGTKIFEKRREFTDSIVPLIQNYYDIISKGKEKITVIYESDLSDQTFGTLLQQNLEKDRILTYTSKGIHKDDLLFEMNGTSMKKTASQGQQKSFLIALKLSQMNRIKELTGKTPILLLDDIFDKLDDTRVSQLIELVNQEHFGQIFITDTSRERTENVVKRINEESKIFEL; this comes from the coding sequence ATGATTATTAAAAAATTATCCCTTATCAACTTTAAAAACCATCCCGAACGAAATTTTGAATTTTCAGCACAGATTAACTGTTTTGTGGGAAATAACGGCGTGGGAAAAACCAATATTCTGGATAGCCTTTATTATTTGTCGATGGCAAAAAGCTTTCTGGGAAACAAGGATCTTAATAATATTAAAACGGACGAAGATTTCTTCACCATCGAAGGAGCGATTGATGATGGCGAAAAAGAAAGCATCATCAAAATTCAACAGCCGAAAGAGGCTAAAAAAATCATTAAAAAAAATGATAAAACCTACGATCGGATGTCAGATCACATCGGATTTTTGCCTAGTGTAATCATTTCTCCGTACGATTCCAATCTGATTTCAGATTCGGGCGAAAGCCGCCGGAAGTTTTTAGATTCAATGATTTCGCAGACCGATTCTGATTATCTTTTTAACCTAATTCAATATCAAAAAACGGTTCAGCAGAGAAATGCATTATTAAAAGATTTTGCGAAAAACAGATATTTCGATTTTGACAGTCTGGAAATTTACAATGAACCTTTAATAAAATTCGGAACCAAAATCTTCGAAAAAAGAAGGGAATTCACCGATTCGATTGTGCCTTTAATTCAGAATTATTACGACATCATTTCTAAAGGAAAAGAAAAAATTACGGTCATTTATGAATCGGATTTAAGCGACCAAACCTTCGGCACTTTACTTCAACAAAATTTAGAAAAAGACAGAATCCTGACTTATACCTCCAAAGGAATCCACAAAGATGATCTCCTTTTTGAAATGAACGGAACATCGATGAAGAAAACTGCAAGTCAGGGACAACAGAAATCTTTTTTGATTGCACTCAAACTTTCGCAAATGAACCGCATTAAAGAACTGACCGGAAAAACACCGATTCTTTTGTTGGATGATATTTTCGATAAACTTGATGACACCAGAGTTTCACAATTGATCGAACTCGTCAATCAGGAACATTTCGGACAAATTTTCATTACCGATACAAGCAGAGAAAGAACGGAAAATGTGGTGAAGAGAATTAATGAAGAAAGTAAAATCTTTGAATTGTGA